The Granulicella sp. 5B5 nucleotide sequence CGCCCGCGGCCTCGTCGTCATCGAAGCCTTCACGCCGCAGACGCCGCAGATGACCATCTCGCAGCTCAGCCTGCGTACCGGCCTCTCCCGCGCCGCCGTCCGCCGCTGCCTCTACACCCTCGTCAAGCTCGGCTTCGCCGGCGCCGACGAGAACCAGCGCTACTCCCTGCGTCCCAAGATGCTCACGCTGGCCAACACCTACACCGCCTCCAGCACTCTCGCCAACGCCGCCCAGCCCATCCTCGAGCGCATGTCCGCCACCTACGGCGAAAGTTTCTCCGTCGCCACGCTCGACGGCGAGCAGATCGTCTACATCGCCCGCACAACGGTTTCGCGCGTCATGTCCGTCGATCTCCACATCGGCTCGCGCCTGCCCGCCTTCTGCACCAGCATGGGCCGCATCCTGCTCGCCTGGCTCCCGCAGGACCAGCTTGAGGCCTACCTCGCCCGCGTCGTCCTCACCCAGTTCACTCCCCGCACCATCAACTCCATCGAGAAGCTCCGCCTCGCTCTCCGCAACGTCCGCCGCAACGGCTACGCCCTCTGCGACCAGGAGTACGAGGTCGGCCTCCGCTCCATCGCCGTCCCGGTCCACGCCGGCAACGGCCGCGTCGTCGCCACGGTCAACCTCTCCGGCCACGCCCCCCGCATGCCTATGCTGGAGATGCAGACCCGCTTTCTCCCCCCACTCCGCGCCGCAGCCCAGGAGCTCAGCGTCTTCCTCCGCTAAACCAGCCTCTGTTCTCTTACAAACCTGTCATCTCGGCCAAGGCAGGATGGCTGTATGTTCTGCAAAGCGAAGACATCCGCAGTTCGAACTACAGCAACTCTCTGCCTCGGGAGCACCAAAGGCGCACCCAGGCAGCTCCTCCATCTGCCGGCACGCAATATCCAGCGCAGGAAATTATCCACAGGGCTACAACCGTCTATATAGCTGATTGCCACCTACCGCTCATTGACGTCGGTGGCGTATGCTTGCGGGACATCACCCCTTGGATATTGCAGAAGATTCCCTTTGGATGCACCCTTCCCAAGTCGCACCGCTTGGAGCACTCTGTTTGAACCACCATGCTGCCTCACTCCCGGCTCCTGAAGGTCACGCGGCCCGTCGACTCGACCTCGCCGTCGTCATCCCGACCTTCAACGAGCGCGGCAACATAGCCGAGCTCATCCGTCGGCTCGATCTCGCCCTCCAGGGCCTTTATTGGGAGGCCATCTTCGTCGACGACGACTCCCCCGACGGCACCGCCGACCTCGTCCGCTCCTTCGCCCGCCGCGACACTCGCATCCGCATCCTCCAGCGCATCCACCGCCGCGGCCTCGCATCCGCCTGCATCGAAGGCATCATGAGCTCCTCAGCCGAGGTCGTCGCCGTCATGGACGCCGACCTCCAACACGACGAGTCCATCCTCCCTCAGATGCTCCAGCGCCTCCGCTCCGAGTGCCTCGATGTCGTCATCGGCACCCGCAACGCCGTCGGCGGCAGCATGGGCGACTTCGCCAGCCACCGCATCCTGCTCTCTCGTCTCGGCGACAAGCTCAGCCGTGCCGTCTGCGCCTGCAATCTCTCCGACCCCATGAGCGGCTACTTCCTCGTCACCCGCAGCTTCTTCATGGAGGTCGCTCACCACCTCCAGAGCACCGGCTTCAAGATTCTTGTCGACATCTTCGCCTCCAGCGTCCGCCCTGTCCGCTTCGACGAGGTCGGCTACTGCTTCCGCTGTCGTCAGCACGGCGCCAGCAAGCTAGACATCAACACCGGCGTCGAGTACCTCTTCCTCATCCTCAACAAGTTCCTCGGCGCAGCCATCCCGCCCCGCTTCGTCATGTTCTCGCTGGTCGGCGCAGTCGGCATCGCCACGCATCTGCTCGCG carries:
- a CDS encoding IclR family transcriptional regulator C-terminal domain-containing protein encodes the protein MPPSSVLQSPAATPAAPARPVKVLPGTALNQYSGDPNFMASLARGLVVIEAFTPQTPQMTISQLSLRTGLSRAAVRRCLYTLVKLGFAGADENQRYSLRPKMLTLANTYTASSTLANAAQPILERMSATYGESFSVATLDGEQIVYIARTTVSRVMSVDLHIGSRLPAFCTSMGRILLAWLPQDQLEAYLARVVLTQFTPRTINSIEKLRLALRNVRRNGYALCDQEYEVGLRSIAVPVHAGNGRVVATVNLSGHAPRMPMLEMQTRFLPPLRAAAQELSVFLR
- a CDS encoding glycosyltransferase family 2 protein; protein product: MNHHAASLPAPEGHAARRLDLAVVIPTFNERGNIAELIRRLDLALQGLYWEAIFVDDDSPDGTADLVRSFARRDTRIRILQRIHRRGLASACIEGIMSSSAEVVAVMDADLQHDESILPQMLQRLRSECLDVVIGTRNAVGGSMGDFASHRILLSRLGDKLSRAVCACNLSDPMSGYFLVTRSFFMEVAHHLQSTGFKILVDIFASSVRPVRFDEVGYCFRCRQHGASKLDINTGVEYLFLILNKFLGAAIPPRFVMFSLVGAVGIATHLLALGTLLYAFHARFFLAQAIATYIAMTGNFFINNAVTYRDRSLRGARLVTGLASFWIACSFGAWANVIFARVLLAEGHPWYLAGLAGIILSSVWNYTISNLATWQKKRDDSYYTYTPELIEADLLQTDTPD